Proteins encoded in a region of the Paenibacillus wynnii genome:
- a CDS encoding DNA-3-methyladenine glycosylase encodes MPQSFYNYTALEAAPRLLGQHLIRRTEEGDIVCRIVETESYGGIEDKGSHAYGGRRTTRTEIMFNAGGAAYIYLIYGIHYCLNVVTAEQDNPHAVLIRAVQPLSPADAEYMAVNRNIKIKRASDLSGGPGKLCRALRIDKSLNGTRLDAPGGSLWLEQGDDPATLDIVQAPRINIPYAEEYAIQPWRFYIKDNPYLSVKEKNEQVFTWT; translated from the coding sequence CTGCCCCAATCATTCTATAACTATACCGCTCTTGAAGCCGCCCCGCGTCTGTTAGGGCAGCATTTAATCCGCCGTACAGAAGAGGGAGACATCGTTTGCCGTATCGTAGAAACCGAAAGCTATGGCGGGATTGAGGATAAGGGGAGTCACGCTTACGGAGGCCGACGCACAACCCGCACAGAGATTATGTTCAACGCTGGTGGTGCAGCGTACATCTATTTAATTTACGGGATACATTACTGCCTTAATGTGGTGACCGCTGAGCAGGATAATCCCCATGCGGTGCTCATTCGGGCGGTACAGCCGCTCAGTCCCGCTGATGCAGAATATATGGCCGTTAATCGTAATATCAAGATTAAGAGAGCTTCTGACTTGTCCGGTGGGCCGGGTAAGCTCTGTCGGGCACTAAGAATAGATAAGAGTCTTAACGGCACACGTCTTGATGCTCCTGGAGGGTCGCTATGGCTTGAACAAGGTGACGATCCTGCAACTCTTGATATTGTGCAGGCACCCCGCATCAACATTCCTTATGCCGAAGAATATGCTATTCAGCCCTGGCGTTTCTATATTAAAGACAACCCCTACCTTTCTGTAAAAGAGAAAAATGAACAGGTTTTTACATGGACTTAA
- a CDS encoding AbrB/MazE/SpoVT family DNA-binding domain-containing protein: MKDTGMIRSLDSLGRIVVPVEIRMTRNIDIGDPIEFFVLDESIIVLRKYTSTECTFCRSLDNVSYYKDQFICSHCLSELSLPERHLEDSAPPPNAGEPAYEANRKKRARTEEMKVLLEQAIKDYPHANQKEIADKLGISQARVSQLKRRLNL, from the coding sequence ATGAAGGATACAGGCATGATCCGGAGTTTAGACAGTCTTGGACGAATTGTGGTTCCCGTTGAAATCCGCATGACACGCAATATTGACATTGGGGATCCTATAGAGTTTTTTGTTCTGGATGAGAGCATTATTGTACTAAGAAAGTACACATCGACCGAATGTACGTTTTGCAGAAGTCTGGATAATGTCTCTTACTACAAAGATCAGTTTATTTGCAGCCATTGTCTGAGTGAGTTGAGTCTTCCAGAGCGTCATTTAGAGGATTCTGCACCGCCTCCTAACGCAGGAGAACCTGCCTACGAGGCCAATAGGAAGAAAAGAGCCCGAACCGAAGAGATGAAGGTTCTGCTGGAGCAGGCCATAAAAGATTATCCTCATGCAAATCAAAAAGAGATTGCCGATAAGCTCGGCATCAGCCAGGCAAGAGTAAGCCAGCTTAAAAGAAGGCTTAACCTTTAA
- a CDS encoding YwhD family protein, with protein MDNVQPEGKKQIALNIVNAKSKHKGFGAGSIDLNNVSPVIIDGGEAVIDIGAMHAKSKVEKGIKFSTNREDVPAGRQVWLVWVAVDRTVEGQFYAGLTACEMWIDTEARRGWKILADHVNKLDASLKRKVIVEGLGHVEKAALQSLLIAHNAEWWAASPQELKAALSD; from the coding sequence ATGGATAACGTACAGCCGGAGGGCAAAAAGCAGATTGCTTTGAATATTGTGAACGCCAAGAGCAAACATAAAGGGTTCGGAGCAGGCTCTATTGATCTGAACAATGTATCGCCTGTTATTATCGATGGTGGCGAGGCAGTAATAGATATTGGTGCTATGCACGCCAAGAGTAAGGTAGAGAAGGGCATTAAGTTCTCAACGAATCGCGAAGATGTTCCTGCAGGCAGACAAGTGTGGCTTGTATGGGTAGCTGTAGATCGCACAGTGGAAGGCCAGTTCTATGCCGGATTGACTGCTTGTGAAATGTGGATAGATACAGAGGCACGGCGGGGCTGGAAGATTCTTGCCGATCATGTGAATAAGCTCGATGCTTCCTTGAAGCGGAAGGTAATTGTAGAGGGTTTGGGCCATGTGGAGAAGGCCGCGCTGCAATCTCTGCTTATAGCTCATAATGCAGAATGGTGGGCAGCTTCACCTCAAGAGCTGAAAGCAGCACTTTCAGACTAA
- a CDS encoding M1 family metallopeptidase → MKLWSLRFKIMTGTLAALCLLGGGMWAFSGHNPLNENTFAPEKAKSPITAKKGTPASPITPERIPPKKAEAMSHRVVEYHINVRFDPDTSALKASETVTWTHPGSKPVNELYFHLYPNAFSSMDTTFMKESGGKLRSDSMPSNGFGSMTLTDLRTTEGVSLLQRMQYVQPDDGNVNDKSLVKVHLPQSVKGGQSITLKLQYEVKMPKIFARMGTSGNFVMAGQWFPKLSVYEPTDTRGVREEGWNLHQYHGTSEFYSDFGIYNVAISVPSNYTVAATGFPIKNPKVVQNYKTYQFYADDVHDFAWAASPDFVVAQQAFSSPEVPGVRIKLYLDPLHKDLQERYFQAAKAALTYFSKWYGPYPYSSLSIVVPPELGNGAGGMEYPTLITAFGANGTSPDTSLERTVIHEIGHQYFYGMVANNEFEEAWLDESFTSYAEDKLMEKEYGIAPNLALQASLVEKPEPLNLETWRYKGKGVYTQNVYIRGKLVLKDIELRIGSKAMDAVLSTYAKKYRFGHPSTYDFQKTVEKVTGQSWESYFEHYIYSGGAPDFSLDHISSIRKELQNKNDSYLYESQVKIRNKGTPYSNVSLKFTFTDGHTMQRVWDGQGAEATFQLLYSAPLLSAEIDPEHSILLENKHINNFRLAELERDTVSRWTLTATKLIETVLGTLSW, encoded by the coding sequence ATGAAGCTATGGTCACTACGGTTCAAAATCATGACAGGGACTCTGGCAGCCCTCTGTCTGCTGGGAGGAGGAATGTGGGCATTCTCCGGGCATAACCCCTTAAATGAAAACACCTTTGCTCCAGAAAAGGCCAAGTCCCCCATTACCGCCAAAAAAGGAACTCCTGCAAGCCCAATCACCCCGGAGCGAATACCACCTAAGAAAGCTGAAGCCATGAGCCATAGAGTTGTAGAATATCACATTAATGTGCGGTTTGATCCGGATACAAGTGCTTTAAAGGCATCTGAGACGGTGACCTGGACTCACCCGGGCTCCAAACCTGTCAATGAATTGTACTTCCATCTTTACCCTAATGCCTTTTCTTCCATGGATACAACCTTCATGAAAGAGTCGGGAGGCAAGCTGCGCAGTGATTCAATGCCTTCGAACGGATTCGGCAGTATGACTCTAACCGATCTGCGTACCACTGAGGGGGTTTCTCTGCTTCAAAGAATGCAGTATGTACAGCCTGATGATGGGAATGTAAACGACAAATCCTTGGTAAAAGTACATCTTCCACAGTCCGTAAAGGGCGGTCAGAGCATCACGCTTAAACTTCAATACGAGGTAAAGATGCCGAAAATATTTGCACGCATGGGGACTTCTGGCAATTTCGTTATGGCTGGACAGTGGTTCCCCAAGCTTAGTGTTTACGAACCGACGGATACACGCGGGGTCAGAGAAGAAGGCTGGAACTTACATCAATATCACGGCACTTCAGAGTTTTACAGTGACTTCGGTATCTACAATGTAGCCATTTCCGTTCCATCCAACTACACCGTAGCCGCTACTGGTTTTCCTATAAAAAACCCCAAGGTTGTTCAAAACTATAAAACCTATCAGTTCTATGCAGACGATGTACATGACTTTGCTTGGGCGGCCTCTCCTGACTTTGTGGTTGCCCAGCAGGCCTTCTCCTCGCCTGAGGTTCCAGGGGTGCGAATCAAGCTCTACCTTGATCCGCTGCACAAGGACTTACAAGAGCGATATTTTCAGGCTGCCAAAGCGGCTCTAACATATTTCAGTAAATGGTACGGACCTTATCCCTACTCTTCGTTATCTATAGTGGTTCCGCCTGAGCTGGGTAACGGGGCCGGAGGTATGGAGTATCCAACTCTCATTACAGCCTTCGGAGCCAACGGAACATCACCTGACACCTCACTTGAGCGAACCGTCATTCATGAAATCGGTCATCAATACTTCTACGGCATGGTTGCTAACAACGAGTTTGAGGAGGCCTGGCTGGATGAAAGCTTCACCTCCTATGCTGAAGATAAACTGATGGAGAAGGAATATGGTATTGCGCCTAACCTGGCCCTACAAGCAAGCCTCGTAGAAAAGCCGGAGCCGCTGAACCTGGAAACCTGGAGATATAAAGGAAAGGGCGTATACACCCAAAATGTATACATAAGGGGTAAATTGGTGCTGAAGGACATCGAGCTCAGAATTGGCTCCAAGGCGATGGATGCCGTTTTGTCCACGTACGCCAAAAAGTACCGCTTCGGCCATCCCTCAACCTATGATTTTCAAAAAACGGTTGAAAAGGTGACCGGACAGTCCTGGGAAAGTTACTTCGAGCACTATATCTATAGCGGAGGTGCCCCTGACTTTTCGCTTGATCATATATCAAGCATCCGTAAGGAGCTCCAGAACAAGAATGACTCTTACCTTTATGAATCACAGGTGAAGATACGCAATAAAGGAACTCCATATTCAAATGTAAGTCTGAAATTCACCTTTACTGACGGACATACCATGCAGCGGGTATGGGACGGACAGGGTGCAGAGGCTACTTTTCAGTTACTATACAGCGCCCCTCTTCTGTCAGCTGAAATTGATCCCGAGCATTCCATATTGCTTGAGAATAAACATATTAATAATTTTAGATTGGCCGAGCTTGAACGGGATACCGTTTCCCGGTGGACGCTCACTGCAACAAAACTTATAGAGACTGTGCTTGGAACTCTGTCCTGGTGA
- a CDS encoding C40 family peptidase, which yields MAFTLGSSSAFADSRMDTVIAKTIGTTYKFGGTSTAGFDCSGFTKYVFTKVGLTLPRTSKAQFKVGTPVPRNKLRSGDLIFFNTFGKGVSHVGIYVGNGKFAQSSSSRGVNISSLSQSYWANRYVGAKRVMSTTAYKAVAFD from the coding sequence ATGGCATTCACCCTTGGTAGCAGCAGCGCTTTTGCTGACTCCAGAATGGATACAGTCATTGCTAAAACCATAGGAACGACGTATAAATTCGGTGGCACCAGTACAGCCGGCTTTGACTGTTCAGGGTTCACCAAATATGTATTCACTAAAGTAGGTCTTACCTTACCCCGTACTTCAAAAGCTCAATTCAAAGTAGGGACTCCCGTCCCGCGCAACAAGCTCCGTTCCGGTGACTTGATTTTCTTCAACACATTCGGAAAAGGCGTGTCCCATGTTGGTATTTATGTCGGCAATGGAAAATTTGCACAATCTTCTTCATCACGCGGTGTAAATATTAGTTCGCTGAGCCAGTCCTACTGGGCCAACCGCTACGTTGGCGCTAAAAGAGTTATGAGTACTACAGCATATAAAGCTGTTGCTTTTGATTGA
- a CDS encoding C40 family peptidase, whose protein sequence is MKKKLAAAVLSFSIIFTAIGAGSAFADSKMDKVIDKAIGTKYVAGGVSTNGFDCSGFTMYVFDKIGIDLPHQSGSQYQMGTAVSRNELRAGDLLFFNTSGKGVSHVGIYVGDGKFAHASSSRGVTISTLSDSYYVNRYVGAKRIMSTSAYKTVASDVQEDNDDVQ, encoded by the coding sequence TTGAAGAAAAAGTTAGCAGCCGCAGTACTTAGCTTTTCCATTATTTTTACCGCAATCGGAGCAGGAAGCGCTTTCGCGGATTCCAAGATGGACAAAGTAATCGATAAAGCTATCGGAACTAAATATGTAGCCGGTGGAGTATCGACAAACGGCTTTGATTGCTCTGGTTTTACCATGTACGTCTTCGACAAGATCGGTATTGATTTGCCACACCAATCTGGTTCTCAGTATCAAATGGGTACTGCAGTTTCCCGTAATGAATTAAGAGCTGGAGATCTTCTATTCTTCAATACCAGTGGAAAAGGCGTTTCACATGTCGGCATTTATGTCGGCGATGGTAAATTTGCACATGCTTCATCTTCACGCGGTGTAACCATTAGTACGCTGAGTGACAGTTACTACGTCAACCGCTACGTTGGCGCCAAACGAATTATGAGCACAAGTGCTTATAAGACCGTTGCAAGTGATGTTCAAGAAGACAATGACGATGTACAATAA
- a CDS encoding GNAT family N-acetyltransferase translates to MISSPVTFRVVPMEITHAEEICLWNYEPPYNIYGWQRWDQMQALGIEFGDPEIRSHQYVSVLNDQDVFCGFAQLFPMEGVVRLGIGMNPDFCGHGLGKLFVDSIVKVALKRYPEWEIDLEVLTWNQRAIRTYRKCGFTITDTYERRTPTGDKPFYCMVYDK, encoded by the coding sequence ATGATTAGTTCTCCTGTAACCTTCCGTGTGGTTCCGATGGAAATCACACATGCAGAAGAGATCTGCCTTTGGAATTATGAACCCCCCTATAACATTTATGGTTGGCAACGCTGGGATCAAATGCAGGCGCTGGGCATAGAATTCGGAGACCCAGAGATACGAAGTCATCAATATGTATCTGTGTTAAATGATCAGGATGTATTTTGCGGTTTTGCTCAGCTCTTCCCAATGGAAGGTGTTGTCAGGCTAGGCATAGGCATGAACCCTGATTTTTGCGGACATGGACTAGGAAAGCTGTTCGTGGATTCTATAGTTAAGGTAGCGTTGAAACGTTATCCTGAATGGGAAATAGATCTCGAAGTCCTCACTTGGAACCAACGTGCTATCCGAACCTATCGCAAATGCGGTTTTACGATTACGGACACCTATGAACGGCGGACACCCACTGGAGATAAGCCATTTTATTGCATGGTCTATGATAAATAG
- a CDS encoding c-type cytochrome yields MQKWIMSGLFFAACAFAVILMFTLPGKEQVAEQNNPTMPVVQLDSAKAEATAQKAQCITCHGDQLQGGVGPSLQNIGSEHDAEEIFSIVAKGSGQMPSFKEKLAPEEIANIAMWLSEKK; encoded by the coding sequence ATGCAAAAATGGATAATGAGCGGTTTATTCTTTGCCGCCTGCGCCTTTGCAGTAATACTGATGTTCACTCTACCAGGTAAAGAACAGGTAGCCGAGCAGAACAATCCTACAATGCCCGTAGTCCAACTGGACTCGGCAAAGGCTGAAGCAACAGCACAAAAGGCCCAATGTATCACTTGTCACGGAGACCAATTACAGGGTGGAGTTGGCCCTAGCTTGCAGAACATAGGCAGCGAGCATGATGCTGAAGAAATTTTTAGCATTGTGGCCAAAGGCAGCGGGCAAATGCCTTCCTTTAAGGAAAAACTTGCGCCGGAAGAAATTGCGAACATCGCGATGTGGCTATCGGAAAAGAAATAA
- a CDS encoding 4a-hydroxytetrahydrobiopterin dehydratase has protein sequence MLFTGQELLEQVGKIEGWKLDNESMVRKYMFNEFMKGIAFVDEVATISEAFNHHPHITIDYKAVTLRLTTHNEGGITSVDIREAHQFNEAFEKNR, from the coding sequence TTGTTATTTACGGGGCAAGAGTTGCTTGAACAGGTAGGCAAGATCGAAGGTTGGAAGCTGGATAATGAATCGATGGTACGTAAATACATGTTCAATGAATTCATGAAGGGAATTGCATTTGTGGATGAAGTAGCCACGATCTCAGAGGCATTTAACCACCACCCTCATATTACGATTGACTATAAAGCTGTAACCCTTCGGCTTACAACCCATAATGAAGGCGGAATTACTTCTGTTGATATTCGTGAAGCCCATCAATTTAATGAAGCCTTTGAGAAGAACCGTTAG
- the motA gene encoding flagellar motor stator protein MotA: MEISTIIGIVLSLIAVLWGMVLKGAPLYSLLAPAAYVIILLGTAASLFMAFPMNEMKKIPKLFKIVFVSQKLIKKNDLITMFMEWASITRREGLLALESKVDEIEDAFLRNGMRMIIDGNDQEFVRDVLMEDIHATEDRHKAGALIFSQAGMYAPTLGVLGAVIGLIAAMADMGEMEKLAHAIGGAFMATVLGIFTGYVLWHPIATKLKRLSKREIEIRLMMVEGLLSIQSGVSTIAINQKLSVFLTPSERTKMNEKEAGSGEQKD; this comes from the coding sequence ATGGAAATTTCAACAATAATCGGTATAGTTCTCAGCTTGATCGCAGTATTATGGGGGATGGTCCTCAAAGGCGCCCCTCTTTACAGTTTATTGGCCCCGGCAGCTTACGTAATTATCTTGCTAGGTACTGCAGCGTCACTGTTCATGGCTTTTCCAATGAACGAAATGAAGAAGATTCCCAAGCTATTCAAAATCGTTTTTGTCAGCCAAAAGTTAATCAAAAAGAATGATTTAATCACTATGTTTATGGAGTGGGCCTCCATTACACGCCGCGAAGGCTTGCTGGCTCTAGAATCCAAGGTTGATGAAATAGAGGATGCTTTCCTTCGAAACGGTATGCGGATGATCATTGACGGTAATGATCAGGAGTTTGTCCGCGATGTTCTTATGGAAGATATCCATGCTACAGAAGATCGGCATAAAGCAGGAGCACTTATTTTTTCTCAAGCAGGTATGTATGCTCCGACTCTAGGGGTTCTTGGAGCCGTTATCGGTCTGATTGCGGCCATGGCGGATATGGGTGAGATGGAGAAGCTGGCTCATGCCATCGGGGGAGCTTTCATGGCCACAGTGCTTGGTATCTTTACCGGGTACGTGTTATGGCATCCGATTGCAACAAAGCTAAAGCGTTTGTCTAAACGCGAGATTGAAATCCGGCTAATGATGGTTGAAGGCTTGCTTTCCATTCAATCCGGTGTTTCCACAATTGCGATTAATCAAAAGCTCTCCGTATTCCTCACTCCTTCAGAGCGTACCAAGATGAACGAGAAGGAGGCTGGCTCGGGTGAGCAAAAAGATTAG
- the motB gene encoding flagellar motor protein MotB, translated as MSKKIRHEEHEEHADESWLLPYSDLMTLLVALFLVLYAMSATDAKKFEEMSQAFSSALNGGTGILDKSSATPTDSSLDQGKGKKMDNIIQENTGEAEIAKLRKQEQQDLEKLKKQFDQYIKNNGLTDLLNTKLNQSQLMITISDNALFSSGLALVKDDSRQLAKSISTMLQQFPDYEVLVQGHTDNIPISNSSYSSNWDLSVDRALHFMKILLLNTNLNPRKFSPIGYGEYHPIADNTTADGRAKNRRVEVSILRKYQDPNAVNTVEASSK; from the coding sequence GTGAGCAAAAAGATTAGGCACGAGGAACACGAGGAGCATGCCGACGAATCTTGGCTGCTCCCATATTCCGATCTAATGACGCTACTTGTCGCCCTGTTCCTTGTTCTGTATGCCATGAGTGCAACCGACGCCAAAAAGTTCGAAGAGATGAGTCAGGCATTCAGCTCCGCCCTTAATGGTGGAACAGGTATTCTAGACAAAAGCTCTGCGACACCCACAGATAGCAGCCTTGATCAGGGTAAAGGCAAGAAAATGGATAATATCATCCAAGAAAATACCGGTGAGGCCGAGATTGCTAAGCTCCGGAAGCAGGAACAGCAAGATCTTGAGAAGCTTAAGAAGCAGTTCGATCAATACATTAAGAATAACGGATTAACCGATCTTTTGAACACTAAGCTGAATCAATCTCAGCTTATGATTACTATCAGCGATAACGCTTTATTCTCCTCGGGACTAGCCCTTGTCAAAGACGATTCCCGTCAATTAGCAAAATCTATATCAACTATGTTGCAGCAATTCCCGGATTATGAAGTACTCGTACAGGGGCATACCGACAATATCCCTATTTCAAACAGCAGCTATTCTTCCAACTGGGATCTTAGTGTGGACCGGGCACTACATTTTATGAAAATATTATTGTTGAACACTAACCTAAACCCTAGGAAATTCAGTCCTATAGGCTATGGAGAATATCATCCGATCGCCGACAACACAACCGCTGATGGCCGTGCCAAAAACCGACGTGTAGAGGTCTCCATCCTTCGGAAGTACCAGGATCCCAATGCGGTAAATACCGTTGAGGCTTCCTCCAAATAA